TCTTTTAATAGTTACTTCTTTCACTTGAGACATAATAGATTCTTTATCTACTAACCCATTTTCCATTGCAATCATTAGCAATGTAGCGATATTGTCagatgtttttgaaatgttattttcttctaataaactttttgaacttttctttgtataatacatttttattatataaagaaaaaaaaattaaataattttcaaaaaatttatttaacatcaaatttattACCATCTGATACAAGTTTCATCATCTTATCAGATATTACAATAGCATATGCTTGAGTATTTGCTGGTACAGttgtattaaaaaatgctttaatttgTAGTTGTACTGTAGCTGATTTTAACTTTTCTGATTGTTTGCTAacatcaaaaacaaatattgggTATAAATCTTTATAGTCAGAAGGAGTTATATTGCTGTTTGCAATAATTTCATTCATTCCataaaatctttctttaaatattgatgCATCTCTATAAATTCTTGAAAATTGCTGATTTGGAAATGAGCAATAATAATCAAGGGCAGGATATTGGATAGtgctattattataaataacgtaaatatttttcaagtcaCAATGATCAAATAATGCCGAATTGAGAGTTTGGTCTCTGGTATTTCTATTTGTTTGAAATCCGACAATAACATATCTTGGAAATTCAGCACAACTTAATTGCCAACCAAATATAGTAGCTTGTTGAACAGCTGTAGTATCACACTGACACATTCTAAAACTTAATGGGGCttctacttttcttttaattttattatcaatttttttctctttttcaaaTGATGGTTTCACACTTGGAATAAACAATGATATTTTAGTAAGATTAACTTTTCCTGCAGCTGCAGCAGAAAGCCTAAAAATTGCAAGATTATCACTTTGTCTTGTAAGAATAATTGTATGTTTAAGTCCATAAAAAACTTTGTCGTAGTCATCACAGAATCCAAAAATGTGTCTTAAAGGTCCACAAAATGAAAATGTACCATTTTTAGTTGGACTTTTAATTATGTATTGTTGCCTTGTTGCAAACCCTGTGTTATCAGCAGCTACTGCTGTTGATGCTGTATCTTTATACCACAATTGATTTAATCCTTGCGCTGATTGAAAGTCATTTGAATAATTAAGCAATCCTAGCATTGTAGTTGCTTGATCTGGATTATAAATAGCTTCTATATCTTGGTTTCTTAATTGGtatgttattttagaaaataattgcATAATACCATTATTTGTAAGAGCTACTGGATCTGCATCAGCATAAGCTGATCCATTAGCTAGTTTAACAAGTTGTCCTTTAAATAAGAGATACGCTTTAGATGGAagtgaaaacaaattttgttctGGAACGATAATTTCTATATCTCCAAAATTTAGATTTGTTCCAACAATGGGTTCATATTCACTATCTTCACATATTTCAATTCCATTATCTATTACTGGAATTTctgtaaaattaaatacttcAGAAGtcgtcattttatttttttatatacaattgaCAATTCTTAAAATacgatatataaaaaatttacaaaagctAAATTTACGCAAGTCGAAGTCCTCGTCCCATTTTAACTAGATCTTCTATTCttacagcatttttatttgatacttTGCATGAGCGACCTTTGCACGatactttttttacttcatcTTCATTTGGATCCATGTAAAATCTTTGATTATTTAGATCATTAGACCCAGATGTTATCAAATTTGAAAGtacttctttatttataacaGGTTGTGAATCTATTTTTGAAGATGCTTTTTCAattaattgttttcttttttcaactgCAGCATTTGTAGCAGCTTCTATCGctgattttgaaagttcttttccTGCTGATTTAGCAGCAATTATTGCAGTTTTTCCTAAATCAGTAGCAgccatctttttcaaaataccTGATGACACTCTTGTTACACCTGATGATGCTGctcgtttaaataaattttttattatgtcgAATATACCACTTCCTCCaacaacatatatttttttatatctcttattattaacaattagtatttttatgtactatatattttttttatatacaatgagatataattataaaagaatttgtaTTGCTTTATACTGTTCATTATCTATTTCATTTTGACGTAATAATTCATCACAAATTGCAACACCTTCATTTCTTGCTCCAGTGTTACCTGCTTTCCATGCAGCTATACACAAATAAAGCCGATCAACTAATGCATTAGGGTCACTAGGAAGAATTATAGTTTGTACTCTACCTCCAATTCCTTTTCCTCTTGATTCACGCTTCCTATTTTCTTTTATGTCTTTCCAAATAGGAGCTATTATATCTCTGTATTTTACACTTCGAGAAGACTTTGGTTTGTATGGGTTTTCAGAAGTAATTGCATCTGTTTGTATTAATaaatcttgatattttttaagatcGTCTTCACTATATACTCCTTTATTAGGATTAAACTTTACTATCAATTCCCAAAGACCAGGAGTACcataatatttttcatcatcAATAATTATATCGTTATCATTAATATGTATTggtttttttccaatataaaatataccATCTTCATCACGTATCCCAAATGTAGTATCTGTAGATTTTTTACTATTAGCATACATTCTTAGAtaatcttttgtaatttttcctAGACTCATACCATCTTGGCTATCAAGACTATCTAATCCTGACTGTACATTAGTTTCATTAAAATCATTCTGCTTTACTCTTTTTTTAGTATGTAAGTaatctttaacaattttatcCCTTATTTCAGGATCTTCAATTTTTAGAAATGGCATTTtgcgttttttataaataaagataaaaaaacgtAAAACGTTATGTTTTGACgtttacattttttctaaatctgCTTTGGAGTATATTAATCGCTTCATCTCTTCCTTGATTAATGAATAATTCTTTagtttgttcatttattaattcttttgaaTTTGGTCTAATTTGCTCAAGCatagctttaaatttttcaagttcactaagtattagtttaaattcattGTCATCTATATTTCCATCTActaaagctttagaaatatagtcacttattgtatttagttttgagTCAGCAAgtattttaatcttttcatgcttttctgcttttaaatttaattttttattaacttgtccTCCTATTAATGATAAAACACCTGCTCCTAAAGCTGCACCTTCACATGCAATAGCTACTGGTGTCGCAACTATTGTTGCTAAAAAGCCAATTCCAATAGTTCCAAGTGCCATAGTGCTTGCTAGTAATGAATTATCAATagctgaaattatttttacagcTCTATGTTACTTTTTACTTAACCTATTTCTCTTTTGTCTCTCACTCTCTATTTCCTTTTGAATATCGCTAATTGTGTTTAGGCGATATAGATGTGCACTAATAATCTTATTTTCTTCATCAGGTGCACTTGGAAGATTTGGATATAAccgattaatatttttaacattttgtatatctgaataaatattattacatagctttttgcaattaaactccgttttaataagtaaaaatagtttttttaaaaaaattttttaaaaaaataattgcaataaattcACAAAACATAAACTATCCccttttttaatcaatatatcAGAATCAGagttattaacaatatttatcaTAATATCTTCAACAGTCTCTGATATTACAGAGTTTTGCAAACTTTACATTTTTCGTTTAAGTTCTTCTTTTAATGAAACTAACACAACACTTTCATTAACTACTACACCAAACTTTAAAAGAATATGTTGATGTGATagatattttattgtaatgtctTGTTGCGCAAATATTTCATacttattattatctattaatACTGAAGGATGCTCTAAATCTTTGAATATCTTTGCGTATACTTTAGAATAAATAAGTTGATTTGGAGGTTCACGTGGTATATTTCCTAAAATATGTAATGACATTTCTTTTTAtcatataaagaaaataaatttaataaatcataaaagtaTATTCAAAAATGGAATATTAGCAAATGGTGAATTTGGTCCTAATAATAAACCTGATCCTGTTGATGTATATCCATTTGCACTACGTAAGTACAATCCATCACCAATAGAACTACCTTTACTCCATGGTCTCAAATATAAACCATTTCCTGCAGCAGTCATTTTAATTccttttccattcttttttaaGTACACAACACCCCATCCAGCAATTTTATCAACCATAGCTGATCCAGCTGCTGAACCTACTCCTGCTAATAAACCTGATGTAAGAGCTGGATGAACGCTTGATACTAAAAATCCTCCAGCACTGCCAAGGAAAGGTAATAGTGCTCCTAGAAATCCACCCTCTATTTTAGAATTGTGATTGAGTTGCGctttacttaaattaattatCACACCAGTACCATTTTCATATGCTTTCGTAATTTTATTCAATTGCCTTTTTGTTACAGCTAATACATGATCACCATTAAGATCTGAATGAGCTAATTTAATACTAACTCTATAACCACCTTCatcaattacttttttaatttttttcaattgcccttctgaaatatttactttaatattagtttaattactcatttttatatgtaagtaaaataattttttaaaaaactacgaAAATTTTTTTACGACTTATCTACTTCTCTTATATGAAATCTAATAGTTACTTGTTCTCCTCTTAAATCCAAAAGATTTCCATTTTGATCAACCATTCtagttttcatttttgatatttgttttagtattagttgtgaataaattacataattcggcttttcaataattttatatccAGGACCTACATCTGggaaaaatgaatatataacgTTACTAGTTGCTCCATTTACATACGATGATTCTATTATATCGCTTGTTACTAGTATACTATTAACACTTAATATGTATATTAGTTGATATATAGTATCCTGCTGAATATACTCCActgttaaaaccaaaaatacttCTAATTGAATTTGAAGGTGTAAAATCAACTTTATAACCAGCTGCAAGAGttaaatttgcatttaatgTATTCTTATTTGCTACAATTGTAATATTTGCAACTGCTGAAGTTGCATCACCGTTTAATATCATCGTCGATTGGatgtaattatttatatcaacaaCTTCATAAGATCCAACTGGAATGTTTATATCCTTCCAAGTTGATCCATTATCTTTGctatatctaaaattattgtttgaagAATTAATATTAGGAAAACTGTAAGATGTATCTACTAGAGCCATTTCATATTCTCTGTCTtctctaaatttaataacaggGCTAAAAATAGTTCTTAATAAACTACTATTTCCGCTCACTAATAAAcatgtcatttttatataaggttatatttttttcaaaaattaggtatataaaaattatcaaatccACTTCTATATTTTCCATCAACTTTTTCAGAAGATAAATCTATTACAACAAATCCATGCTTTTTCTTCCATGCAGTTctacataactttttaaactcatcCTCTGACATATCACTCAATACATGatctttataaatatgatttaaattctTTGAATCTTGTggaaataaacaaataaaatttgcattttctctttTAGTCTGTCTAGgcaacataaaataattttgtgcaagatagaaacaatctacattaCTATGCCTCCCTCTTATATAATACTTCTCACATTTATTTTGCTTCGTCAGTTGcaaatcatcaaatatcattaaattattattactagcaTCGAGATCTTCAGGATCTGGTACATCAtctgctgtttcaaaaaatttacactcCATATCAACTTTACTATTTTTCTCATTAAACGTTTTTGAAACTTCTTCAATAACTTCTTCAGGATTTTCTATTTTGTCCTGATACTTAAACAAATtaagaataacttcttttggtaatttttttcaaaagattgctctaatattttgtattctgGTTGAAAAAGAGactttccaaaaacttgtaaattattataatctaaccaaccaggtcttaaaagtagatttaataataaagtagttttTCCACAACCCGACTTTCCAACAATAATTCCTCTTATACTCCTAGGAAACAGCTTATTAATATTTCTCTTATTGCTACTCTCATTCCATGGCAAATCTATAAtatccattttttatatatcaagattttttataaaaaaaaaatttttatatatattaaatgttgtaCTGcgttaaatgtagaaaaaaaacaaatacactaAACTTGCAAAATGTCGTgagtaaaaacaatagaaatatgcaACGTGGAAATTGCGCTATTTGTGGAAGATTAAAAACTCAATTTGTATCCTCAAAAAAAGGAGGAGATTTAGTGAGTTCGATTAATTCAGCAACACGTAAAATAAAACTACCATGGTCGAAGTTTCCAGGTGAAATGCATTTACCGGGAATGAACTTTGCAGGTCCTggtactaatttagatgaaCGATTAACTTCTACTGACGCATATAAAGAATGGAGTAAACCTATAGATAGAGTTGATAATGCAGCTTACCATCACGATCTTGCTTATAAATACTTCAATGACACAGCAAatagaaatttagctgataaaattaTGATCGAAGAAATGGATTCTATTAAAAATCCAACAATACGTGAAAGAATTGAACGAGGTATTATAAAACCTATTATATCATCTAAAGCAAAATTTGAATTGGGTTTTGAAACTACTCAAAAAAACTACAAAcgatcaaagaaaaaaatttgaaatggaCTGAAGAACTTGCAAACGAACTTCATAAATTAGCTGTAAAACATTTCTGAAAAAGAAAAGTGATTGTAAATGGAATCgatgaaatatgggctgctgatttagttgacatgcaatCTTTGTCCAAATTCAATGacggtataaaatacttattaatggtaATAGATGTTTTTTCTAAGTATGGATGGATTGTTCCATTGAAGAGTAAAACTGGAGTTGATGTTGctaatgctttaaata
This genomic interval from Hydra vulgaris chromosome 01, alternate assembly HydraT2T_AEP contains the following:
- the LOC136074067 gene encoding uncharacterized protein LOC136074067; the encoded protein is MTTSEVFNFTEIPVIDNGIEICEDSEYEPIVGTNLNFGDIEIIVPEQNLFSLPSKAYLLFKGQLVKLANGSAYADADPVALTNNGIMQLFSKITYQLRNQDIEAIYNPDQATTMLGLLNYSNDFQSAQGLNQLWYKDTASTAVAADNTGFATRQQYIIKSPTKNGTFSFCGPLRHIFGFCDDYDKVFYGLKHTIILTRQSDNLAIFRLSAAAAGKVNLTKISLFIPSVKPSFEKEKKIDNKIKRKVEAPLSFRMCQCDTTAVQQATIFGWQLSCAEFPRYVIVGFQTNRNTRDQTLNSALFDHCDLKNIYVIYNNSTIQYPALDYYCSFPNQQFSRIYRDASIFKERFYGMNEIIANSNITPSDYKDLYPIFVFDVSKQSEKLKSATVQLQIKAFFNTTVPANTQAYAIVISDKMMKLVSDGNKFDVK